The following proteins come from a genomic window of Vibrio vulnificus NBRC 15645 = ATCC 27562:
- a CDS encoding NUDIX hydrolase, with protein MPPVHPCVSFLLIDEDKVLLEQRSKEKRCDPDMVAIPGGHMETGESQTQTLLREISEELGVDALAYHYLCSLYHPTSELQLLHYYVVTQWQGEIQSHEADTVFWSKVTDFAPATEVDKIALKELLRLQAEGLF; from the coding sequence ATGCCCCCTGTACATCCATGCGTCTCCTTTTTATTGATTGATGAAGACAAGGTATTGCTTGAACAGCGCAGCAAGGAAAAGCGCTGCGACCCTGATATGGTAGCCATTCCCGGCGGGCATATGGAAACCGGAGAAAGCCAAACACAAACGCTATTAAGAGAGATCAGCGAAGAGCTTGGCGTTGATGCGTTGGCGTATCACTATCTCTGCTCGCTCTACCATCCGACCTCTGAGCTGCAGCTGCTGCACTATTATGTGGTGACCCAATGGCAAGGCGAGATCCAAAGCCACGAAGCGGACACTGTCTTTTGGAGCAAAGTCACTGACTTCGCCCCAGCGACCGAGGTGGATAAGATCGCACTTAAAGAGCTGCTTCGCTTACAAGCAGAGGGGTTGTTCTAG
- a CDS encoding helix-turn-helix transcriptional regulator encodes MKSLMQLAYYRGVHTQALRNVAILTPSIIQITTGSKRLYWQETTLDIDAHSLLLCRANHALHFENLPHAGQFSSRQFCFSLSPTSEMMSLSERNGTTTPHLTLHHPVVRCDKALNHTLNLLAGLPLGDLSAETLTFWLYGLYQQLAERGVLHLMFAPQGQSFEQKLSEFIAQQPSKDHQIEDACQHFAISKATLIRRLKEEGTQYREVLSKVRLSHALSLMQQGHRKTAELSLMCGYQSPDKFSQRFRQRFGLSPREYCKTLPN; translated from the coding sequence ATGAAATCATTGATGCAACTTGCCTACTATCGTGGTGTTCACACGCAAGCATTGCGCAATGTGGCGATTCTCACTCCCAGCATTATCCAAATTACCACTGGCAGTAAGCGCCTTTATTGGCAAGAAACCACCTTGGATATTGATGCTCACAGCCTGTTGCTGTGCCGTGCCAATCATGCACTCCATTTCGAGAATCTTCCTCACGCCGGGCAGTTTTCATCTCGTCAATTTTGCTTCTCTCTATCACCCACGTCAGAAATGATGTCGTTGAGTGAACGTAATGGCACGACCACACCACATCTCACCCTTCATCACCCTGTGGTTCGCTGTGATAAAGCCCTCAACCATACGTTGAATTTGCTGGCCGGACTGCCGCTTGGCGATTTGAGTGCAGAGACACTCACGTTCTGGCTGTATGGGCTCTATCAGCAATTAGCAGAACGAGGGGTACTGCACTTGATGTTTGCGCCACAGGGCCAAAGCTTTGAGCAAAAGCTTAGTGAGTTTATCGCCCAACAGCCGAGTAAAGATCATCAAATTGAAGACGCTTGTCAGCACTTTGCCATCAGCAAAGCGACCTTGATCCGCCGTTTAAAAGAGGAAGGCACTCAATATCGTGAAGTATTGTCAAAAGTACGGCTTAGCCATGCGCTAAGCCTGATGCAGCAAGGCCACCGTAAAACCGCAGAGTTGTCATTGATGTGCGGATACCAATCGCCAGATAAATTCAGTCAACGCTTTCGTCAGCGCTTTGGACTCTCTCCGAGAGAGTATTGCAAAACATTGCCGAATTAA
- a CDS encoding YbhB/YbcL family Raf kinase inhibitor-like protein, with protein sequence MKYSSIALLLLSSVAASTSYAGDFSLTSHDIMEGQRMAKTFEFTGFGCSGDNLSPQLSWQNAPKGTKSFAITAYDPDAPTGSGWWHWSTIDIPANVSELPRGVDLKKVGATEIRNDYGAKGFGGVCPPEGDGMHRYQFTVWALPEAKLDLDSNSSPALVGFMLNAMALDKATLTATYVR encoded by the coding sequence ATGAAATACTCATCTATCGCACTACTACTGCTTAGCTCTGTTGCCGCATCCACCAGCTATGCTGGCGATTTTAGCCTCACTAGCCATGACATTATGGAAGGGCAACGCATGGCGAAAACCTTTGAATTTACAGGATTTGGTTGTAGCGGCGATAATCTTTCCCCTCAACTAAGCTGGCAAAACGCGCCTAAAGGCACCAAAAGTTTTGCCATCACAGCGTACGACCCAGATGCCCCAACAGGCAGTGGTTGGTGGCATTGGTCTACCATTGATATCCCAGCCAATGTATCGGAATTACCGCGTGGCGTTGACCTCAAGAAAGTAGGCGCAACGGAGATCCGTAACGACTATGGCGCAAAAGGATTCGGCGGCGTTTGTCCGCCAGAGGGTGATGGCATGCACCGCTATCAATTTACCGTTTGGGCATTACCTGAAGCCAAGTTAGACTTAGATAGCAACAGCTCACCCGCTCTAGTGGGTTTTATGCTCAACGCAATGGCGTTAGATAAAGCAACGTTAACCGCAACTTACGTTCGATAA